Proteins encoded within one genomic window of Bos indicus x Bos taurus breed Angus x Brahman F1 hybrid chromosome 18, Bos_hybrid_MaternalHap_v2.0, whole genome shotgun sequence:
- the C5AR2 gene encoding C5a anaphylatoxin chemotactic receptor 2 codes for MENNSLGNEYGDYSDLPDLPVDCADGSCMSIDLLHATPLLLYAAVFLVGVPGNAMMAWVTWKEARQRVSANWFLQLAVADLLCCLSLPILAVSVAHKGHWLYGAVGCRTLPSVILLSMYASVLLLATLSTDLCLLALRPIWWGTAGRACRVRAACGACWGLALLLTVPSAIYRRLHQEHFPHRLECVVDYGGSTVAENSVTATRFIFGFLGPLVVVVVCHSALLCRATQRRWPLGLAVVVGFFVCWAPYHALGLVLTMAAPHSTLLAQALRAEPLVVGLALAHSCLNPMLFLYFGQAQLRQSLPAACRWALKEPQSEDESMVSKKSTSHDLVSEMEV; via the coding sequence ATGGAGAACAATTCTCTCGGCAATGAGTATGGGGATTACAGCGACCTTCCGGATCTCCCGGTGGACTGCGCTGATGGCTCCTGCATGTCCATTGACCTCCTCCACGCGACCCCACTCCTGCTGTATGCCGCCGTCTTCCTGGTGGGGGTGCCGGGCAACGCCATGATGGCCTGGGTGACCTGGAAAGAGGCCCGCCAGAGGGTCAGTGCCAACTGGTTCCTCCAACTGGCCGTAGCGGACCTGCTctgctgtctgtctctccccatcCTGGCAGTGTCGGTCGCCCACAAGGGCCATTGGCTGTACGGGGCAGTGGGCTGCCGGACCCTGCCCTCTGTCATCCTGCTTTCCATGTATGCCAGCGTCCTCCTCCTGGCCACTCTCAGCACGGACCTCTGCCTGCTGGCCCTCAGGCCCATCTGGTGGGGGACAGCTGGGCGGGCGTGCAGGGTGCGGGCAGCCTGTGGGGCATGCTGGGGGCTGGCCCTGCTGCTCACCGTGCCCTCGGCCATCTACCGCCGGCTGCATCAGGAGCATTTCCCACACCGGCTGGAGTGTGTGGTGGACTATGGTGGCTCGACCGTGGCCGAGAACTCAGTGACGGCCACCCggtttatttttggcttcctGGGGCCGCTGGTGGTTGTGGTCGTCTGCCACAGTGCCCTCCTGTGTCGTGCTACCCAACGCCGCTGGCCACTGGGCCTGGCCGTTGTGGTGGGGTTTTTTGTCTGCTGGGCCCCCTACCACGCGCTGGGACTGGTACTCACCATGGCGGCCCCACACTCCACCCTCCTGGCCCAGGCCCTGCGGGCTGAACCCTTGGTGGTGGGCCTGGCCCTTGCTCACAGTTGCCTCAATCCCATGCTTTTCCTCTATTTTGGGCAGGCTCAACTCCGCCAGTCTCTGCCAGCCGCATGTCGCTGGGCCCTGAAGGAGCCACAGAGCGAGGATGAAAGTATGGTCAGCAAGAAATCGACTAGCCACGACCTGGTCTCAGAGATGGAAGTGTAG